The proteins below come from a single Drosophila kikkawai strain 14028-0561.14 chromosome 3R, DkikHiC1v2, whole genome shotgun sequence genomic window:
- the h-cup gene encoding FGFR1 oncogene partner 2 homolog has translation MNRLMNTGPEGRLIRKARGLACSLDDLIDKADALLLEAKNADEDMMNCYNFRDENLMKHLSEHNTDEVQMQLLRDNAELKATAEEFRSGTEHIMAKYREHCDGDMFIDTYHLREQYMAGLAGIVQHQNERIEQMAEVMKMIVDLEDRASDGNQQVIRQLSVENEQMRRQLQINCGDPLFRQGSLGSSESSTQFELSLSSDPDASGASSLDSLESFISCLSTTANGELDSDNSSGRSEVSQLEVSRLIDEALAESFTEPSSSQAE, from the coding sequence ATGAACCGTCTGATGAACACTGGACCCGAGGGCAGGCTGATCCGTAAGGCCAGGGGCTTGGCCTGTAGCTTGGACGATCTTATAGACAAGGCTGATGCGCTACTTCTGGAGGCTAAGAACGCGGACGAGGACATGATGAACTGCTACAATTTCCGCGACGAGAACCTGATGAAGCACCTGTCGGAGCACAATACCGACGAAGTGCAGATGCAGCTGTTGCGCGACAACGCTGAACTGAAGGCCACTGCCGAAGAGTTCCGTAGTGGCACCGAGCACATCATGGCCAAGTATCGGGAGCACTGCGATGGCGACATGTTCATTGACACCTACCATCTGCGGGAGCAGTATATGGCCGGCCTGGCGGGTATCGTTCAGCATCAGAACGAGCGCATCGAGCAGATGGCGGAAGTTATGAAAATGATTGTTGACCTGGAGGATCGTGCCTCTGACGGCAACCAGCAGGTTATTCGCCAGCTGTCAGTGGAGAACGAGCAGATGCGCCGCCAGCTGCAGATCAACTGCGGAGACCCGCTTTTTCGCCAGGGATCCCTCGGCTCCAGCGAGAGCAGCACCCAGTTCGAGCTGAGCCTGTCTTCCGACCCAGACGCCTCCGGGGCAAGCAGCCTGGACAGCTTGGAAAGTTTCATCTCTTGCCTCTCGACAACGGCCAATGGCGAACTGGATTCCGACAACTCCTCCGGACGATCAGAAGTGAGCCAGCTGGAGGTCAGCCGCCTTATCGATGAGGCTCTAGCCGAGAGCTTCACGGAGCCATCGTCCAGTCAGGCCGAGTAG